From a region of the Gossypium raimondii isolate GPD5lz chromosome 10, ASM2569854v1, whole genome shotgun sequence genome:
- the LOC105776516 gene encoding uncharacterized protein LOC105776516, which produces MGFILCLDTLLIPFSLFLTLGYHVYLWKSFKQKPSSTQIGLEKLRRNTWFQEIKQGDDKKGMLAVQSLRNTLMATILTATIAVLVNLALAALTSNTYNASHLLKAEIFGSHSKWVYSLKYGSASVFLLVSFFCCSVAIGFLIDANFLINASSLDEDDDQFSSDHSYTQTIFERGFGLALVGNRMLCVSFPMLLWMLGPLPVALSSGALLWGLYGLDFASAR; this is translated from the exons ATGGGATTCATCCTCTGTTTGGACACACTGTTGATCCCCTTTAGTCTCTTCCTCACTTTGGGTTACCATGTCTATCTTTGGAAATCCTTCAAGCAAAAACCCTCTTCCACCCAAATTGGACTCGAAAAGTTACGCAGAAACACTTGGTTTCAAGAAATCAAACAG GGTGATGATAAGAAGGGTATGTTGGCAGTCCAAAGTTTGAGAAACACTCTAATGGCCACCATACTCACAGCCACAATAGCCGTTCTAGTGAACTTAGCGTTGGCAGCTTTGACCAGCAATACATACAATGCCAGCCATCTTTTGAAAGCTGAAATCTTCGGGTCACATTCCAAATGGGTGTATTCTCTAAAGTACGGTTCAGCATCAGTGTTcctattggttagcttcttttgCTGCTCCGTGGCCATCGGGTTTCTAATCGATGCTAATTTCTTGATAAATGCTTCTTCCCTCGATGAAGATGATGATCAGTTCTCGTCCGATCATTCCTACACGCAAACCATATTCGAACGAGGGTTCGGGTTGGCTCTCGTCGGAAACCGGATGCTCTGCGTCTCGTTTCCTATGTTGTTGTGGATGCTTGGCCCGTTGCCGGTGGCACTATCATCGGGAGCATTGTTATGGGGATTGTATGGACTTGACTTTGCATCTGCTAGATAA